The Natribaculum luteum genome contains the following window.
AACTTCGTGATCACCGCGCCGACGACCCGCTCGCGGAGGTCGTCGGGGAGTAACTCGAGGGTGCCATAGAGGCTGGCGAACGCGCCGCCGCGCTCGATGTCGACGAGGACGACCACGTCGGCGTCGGCGAAGCGAGCCGTCTCGACGTTCGCCAGGTCCCGGTCGTGGAGGTTGATCTCCGCGATACTACCTGCACCTTCGGCGATCACGACCTCGTGATCGGCCGCGAGCCGACGGTAGGACTCCTCGGCCGCCTCTCGGGCCCGTTCCCAGTGATCCTCGTAGTAGGTTCCGGCCGAGAAGTGCTCGCGGGGCTCGCCCTGGACGACGAGCTGGCTCTCGCCGTCGCCGCGCGGTTTGAGCAACACCGGGTTCAGGTCGGTCGTCGGCGTGGTGCGCGCGGCACGCGCCTGAACGAACTGGGAGACGCCGATCTCGCCCCACTCGTGACCGTCCTCATTGGGGCGGACGACGACGCGGGCGTTGTTGCTCATGTTCTGGGCCTTGTACGGCGCGACGGCGACGCCGCGGTCGGCGAGGTGTCGACAGAGGCCGGCCGCGACCGTCGACTTGCCGACGTGACTCGCCGTGCCGGCGATCAGGATCGTCCGCGTCATTCGATCGATCGGAGGGTTTCGCTCGAGTGCTTTCGGCGTATCGGTTCGTCCGTCACGACCGGTACCAGATCACATCTGGTACCACAGCAGGTTCCAGTAGGCGAGCACCCAGCAGAAGGCGACGCCGGCGAGGGCGACGACCGTGTAGTGAAGCCGGACGAGCGGCCCCCACTGACGCTCGTACCACGCCCACGCGGTCAGCCCGACGGTCAGCGTGGCACCGATCGCCCCGAGCAGCGGGACAGCCAGCAGCAGGCGGAACGCGAGCGGATCGCCGAGCAAGAAGCTGGTCGGATCGCTCGCGAGGAGGGCGGCGAACGCTCCGACGAACGCGAGAAACGTCACGCTCGTCGCCCCCGCAACCCAGCGGGCGTACCGAAGCGGCGAGTTGCCGTCGACGGTGGCCGTCCCCCGGTAGCGTCGCCAGCCGGCGGCCAGCGGCCAGCCGACCGCAGCGGTGAGAAAGACCAGCGCCGAGATCCCGAGCAGTCCGAGCTGGACGAGCGGCCGTTCGCGCCTGGAGAGCCGCTCGAAGGCCGTGACCGGTGTGCTGTCGAGAAAGAGGTGCGTGATCTCGCCGTCCTCCTCGCGAAAGGCGAGTCGGTCGGGACCGTCGACTTCCTCGAACAGCAGCGGTTCGACTTCGACCCATCGCGTCGTCTCGCCGCCGAGGGGTTCGGTGACGAGTCGCCCCTCGTCGTCGACCGAGACGGAGATCGTCGAGGGGAACCCGACGAACTTCTCGGAGGTCGTGTACGGAATCCGGTTCGAGCGGTAGGTGCCGGCGATCGCGTCGGCTCGTTCCGGCGAGCCGTCCGGCGTCGGCGTCTCCGACGCCGATTCCGGGAAGTACCGCTCGAAGAACGCGTCGACGAACGCCTCTCTCGCGTCGATCCCGCCGACGCTGTTGTAGGAGACGAACACGCCCACGTCGCGTTCGGGGAGCAAAAACAGGAGGCTGTGAAAGAGCTCCGTGTCGCCGCCGTGACCGACCACGCGGACGCCGTTTCTGCTCATCTCGTAGAAGCCAAAGGCGATCCCGTTCAGTCGCTCGTCGTGGCCGAACCGCCGGCGGTGCATCTCCGCGACCGTCTCCGCCTCGAGGATCCGCCCACCGTCGACCGCGCCGTCTTGCAGGAACGCCCGCGCGAACGTCGCCATGTCGGTCGCCGTGGCGCTCATCGCCCCCGCAGGCGGGATGCCGACGTACTCGAACTCGCCCTCGCTGGTGCCGTCGGCTCCGTACCCCTTCGAGAGAGATCCCGCAAGGTCGTCGGGGACCGGCTGGGCGAACGTACTTCGTTCCATCGAGAGCGGCTCGAGGATTCTCTCCTCGACGACCGCCTCGAACGACGAGCCGGCGGTCTCGGCGACCAGCTGGCCGGCGAGCGCCGAGCCGTAGTTCGAGTAGGCCGCGAACTCGCCCGGCGGCCGCACCCGGGCCGGCATCTCCGTCCGGAGCACCGCCTCGAGTGGCTCCAGGTCCACCTCGTTCTGGACGAACGTTCCCCGGAGGCGTTCCTCGAAGCCGGGCGTGTGGGTCGCGAGGTGATCCAGTCTGATCGGGTCGTCGTACGTCTCGGGGAGGTCGACCGCCTCGAGCGCCGCGTCGACGTCCTCGTCGATCGCTACGTCGCCGCGTTCGACCGCCTGCATGGCGGCGGTCCAGGTGAACAGCTTCGACACCGAGCCGATCCGAAAGAGCGTCTCCTCGGCGTCGACCGGCGTTTCGGCGTCGACGTCGGCGTAGCCGTACCCTTTCGCGAACGTCTCGTCGCCGTCGACGATGGCGACCGTCGCACCGGCGACGTCGTGGTCCTCGAGGTGCGAGTCCATCACGCCATCGAGGAACGCCTCGAGTTCCTCGCGGTCGGCGAGGGGGCCCTCCTGTGTCGCGCTGGCGTCAGTCGCTGGCTGGCTCGAATCCGCAACTGCGGGTGCAACTGCCGCTGCACTGACGGCACCGATGCCCGCGAGAACGGACCGCCGCGTCGGGCCGCGTCGGGTCACCGTCCCCCGAATCCGGTCGGCGATCGATAACTCGTGCTCACGGCAAACGGTTCGTCGTCCTGGTAGAAATATCGTTTCATTGTACACGTTTCGACCGCCGCCTGTGCCGACCGCCGACGCCGCTCGAAGACGGCTCATAATGATGGCTGTGACTGGTTGCCGACGCAACCGCAAACGGTTCGCGGTTGCGGCGGTAACGACTCACAGCTATCGTTATCAGGCGGACTCCGCCCGTCCGGACCGGTACCGCCGACCCCAGCGCGGTCCCGCACGACTCGAGAGCGCGAGGCCGACGCCGCCGAAGACGAGTCCCGCACAGCCGAGCGCCGCGGCGACAGGTGCCGACGGCGGAACGACCACGAACCCGACGATCAGCGTCGGCACGAGGGCAACGGCGACGCCGACGGTGAACGCGCCAAAGCGGATCGCGTCGAAGAGGAACTCGTTGGGTGAGAAGCCGGCGACGTAGACGGTCAGCCCGTAGTAGTACAGCGAGTAGCCGGCGAGCAAGAACGCGCCGACGAGCGCGTCGAGTCTCGTCGCGTCGAACGCCACGACGGCGACGAGGTACGGTACGGCCATCGTCGGCGCTCCGACGAGGACGAACGCGGTCCGCTTGGCGTCGAAGACGGCCTCGACCGTCACCGGGTAGGCGAGATACTCCTCGACGGAGTCGAACTGGGTCAGCCAGTTGTACGTCGTGAACGCGGTGAGTCCGAGCACGCCGCCGAAGAAGATCCCCGGCGACGGTTCGATCCCCGTGATCGAGTCGACGACGTCGACCAGGAACGCGACCAGCGCGAGCAGGATACCCGCCGAGACGAACGGTTTGACGACGCCGCCGCTCGAGCGCGCGAGGTCGAGTAGCGTCTTCGCGATCAATCCGCCCTCGTCGGTCGGAAGCGCGTCCTCGAGTCGGGCAAAGCGGTCGCTCGCCGTCCGCGACGGTCGGCTGTAGGTCGGATCGTAGCCCGCGAGCGCGAGGCTGCCGACGGCGACGGCCGAGACCGCGAGGACGACGGTCGACCCGACCGGCCCGTCGTAGCTGACGAGTCCGTTCCACAGCACTCGGGTACCGCCAGTCGTCCAGACGGCGACGGCGACGAGGACGGCAGCAGCGACGATCGCCCAGCCCGGAACGCCTCGCGTTCTGAGGGCGATGGCCGCGACGGTGACGACCATGCCGGCGACGAACGCGAGAAACAGCGAGAGCCACAGTTCGGCCACGACGAGCGGTGCCGTCGCCGACGCGCCGATCAGCGGGACGATCCCGACCGCCATCGGCAGGACGAACAGTCCGCCGTAGTACAGCGCGTCTTTGACGAGGAAGGTCCCGAGCAGCCGTCGTCGCGATAGCGGCAGCGTCGTCGAACTCGAGAGTAAAAGCGTCAGTCGCCCGAAGACGTTCTCGAGCATGTCAGAGCCGGCGAAACCGGCCGTCCCGCTGTAGAGACCGAAGACGAGCGCGAAGACGTGCAGTCCGGCGACGAACTCGCCCGGCGTCGTCCCGGTCGCGTTTAGCCCGACCGCAGCACTCGCCGACAGCGCGGCGAGCAAGCCCGGAAAGAGCAGGAAGCGCCGGCCCCCGAACAGTTCGGCGTGGAGTCGCCACTCCTCGCGAAACAGCACCACGAACACCGTCCAGTCGACGCGACGACTCATGGCTGTCCCGTCGCCTGGGCCGGCACGTCTCGCGGGTCGGCCTCGTCGACGTGCGTCAGGAACGCCTCGAGTAGCGAGTCGCCGTCCTCGGATCCGTCCGTGAGGTCGCGCTCGGCGACGAGACGTCCGTCGGCGACGATGCCGACGCGAGTACAGACGTCCGCGGCGACGTCGATGTTGTGCGTCGAGACGAAGACGGCGTTGTCGTCAGCGGCGTAGGCGACCAGGAATCGCTTGACCTGTTCCTGGACCAGCGGATCGAGGTTCGCGAGCGGCTCGTCGATGAAGACCACGTCGGGTTCGTGGAGGAACGCCTGTGTGATCATCACTTTCTGTTGTTGCCCCCGGGAGAGGTCGGTGTGGAGCGTGTCGAGTTTGCTCCGAAAGCCGAGTCGACCTGCCCACGTTTCGACCCGCGACGTCACCCGGTCGGGAGCGATGTCGCGTACCTTCCCGACGAACTCGAAGTACTCACGCGGCGTGAGGAAACTCGGCGGTGACTCCTGTTCGGGGAGGATGCCGACGCGGCGTCGCGTCTCGATCGGCTCCGCGACGGGGTCGGTCTCGAGTACCGTCGCAGTCCCGCAGTCGGGGGTGATCTGTCCCGTCAGGACGCGGATCGTCGTCGTCTTTCCAGCGCCGTTCGGACCGAGAAAGCCGAACAGTTCGCCGCGAGACACGCTGACGCTCATTCCAGACAACGCGTCGACAGAACCGTACGACTTCTCGAGTCCGTCTGCCCGTATGGCGACCATCGAACGCCGAGACGTTCTCGGGTGACGATAATAACTGTGCTGGCAGCGGCGGACGCGACCGCTCCGTCGGTTCGATCGACTAGCGAGGTGAGAGACGTGCATTCAAGTTCGTCCGGGGTGCACACTCGCGCATGGCTGAAGAGGAGCTGGCAGCGCGGGTCGCCGACGTCCTGTCGGTCGACGGGGACTCGTTCCAGGAACGCGTCGAGGAGGACGCCGAGGTGATCAAGTCCGATATTCGAGACGGGGCGTTCGACAACCCACAGGCGATCGTCGGCCTCGAGTACGAGTTCTACGCGACCGACGCCGACGGATGCGCGCTGCGGCGGGTCCCCCGCCGGCTGCTCGAGTTGATCGGGTTCGAGAAGGAACTCGGCCTCCACAACGCGGAGATGACGACCAGTCCACAGCCGCTGAACGCATACGGACTGGCTGCCCAGGAGTCGGAGGTGAAAGCGCGCCTCCAGACGGCGCTCGACGTCACCGAAATCGACGGGATGCGACTCGTCAGCGACGGTCTGTGGACGCTCCCGCCGGAAGGCGAGCGCGCCTGCGACTACCTCACCGACAGCGTCGAGCGGACCGTCGGCGAGGGCGACGACGAGCGGACGATTCGCGTCGCGACGAACATGAGCAGCGCGGCGCGGTATCACGCGATGGCGAACACGACCCGCGCCGACGCTGCGGGGATGCGTATCGAAGCCCCGAACGTCTCGGTGTCGGCCGACACGGTGATGCCCGAGAGCCTGATCACGTCGATCCAGCCCCACTATCAGGTGCCCCACGCCGCCGACCTCCCGACGTACTTCAACTACGCGCTCCGGATCGCCGGCCCGCTGCTCGCGCTCGGCGTCAACTCGCCGTTTTTCCCGGCGGACTGTTACGACGAGGACGCCACGGCCGACGACGTCCTCGGCGACGCCTGGATGGAACACCGGATCAGCGTCTTCGAGACGGTTCTCAACGCTCCCTCGGCTGGCGCCGGGAAGGTGCGCTTCCCGCGGGACCTGGAGACCGTCGAGCAGGCCGTCGACCGGATCGTCGACGACGACACGTTCGTCCCGATGCCCGTCACGACGGGCGATCGCTTCGACGACCGATTCGCCCACTTCCGGCGCAAACACGGCACCTACTGGCGGTGGGTCCGGCCGGTCTTCGACGGCGCGACCCGATCGGCCGCGAACGCCCGGATCGAGTTCCGGCCGATCCCCGCCCAGCCGACCGTCCGCGACTCCGTCGCGTTCCAGGCCGCGTTCGCCGGCCTCTTAGAGAGTCTGACCAGGCTCGAGCATCCGGCGGTCGAACTCGACTGGGAACTCGCCCAGGAGAACTTCTACGCGGCGATGCGAGACGGTCTGTCGGCCGACCTCACCTGGATCACGAACGACGGCCAGGAGACGACCGATCACGAACGCCTCTACGAGGACCTGCTCGCCCACGCCGAAGACGGCCTGATCAACCGCGGGCTGACCGACGAACAGGCCGCGAAGTACCTCTACCCGCTCCGTCGGCGGGTGCGCCAGCGCGTGACGCCCGCCGGCTGGAAGTACCGCGAGGTCTCGAGTCGCGTCGAAGCGGGCGCGAGTCTCGCCGACGCGATTGCCGCGATGCAACGCCGGTACGTCGACCGGCAGTCGGCGACGTTACTCGAGGGGAGTTTCGCCGACTGGATCGGCGACTGATCTCCGCTCGCGGCGTCTCGAGTTACTCGAGACGTCTCTCGGCGTTCGTGGCGTCTTCGCTCGCGCTCGGTCGCCATCCCTCCGTTCCCCGCAGTCGACCGAAAACGGGCGGTTACGCACCGCCTACCGACCGTTATTCTGATCATATATAGATAGGTAAACTTACTACTTCGATCGTGTCGTCCATCGGCCGGGACGGGACGGCGGACGGCGGTTCGAGAGCGTCGGCCACAACGGTCGCAGCAGACCCGTCCGTTCGATCCCGGTTCGACAGCAGGACGTTACGAGTACATCCATGCCAGACCTTCGATTCACAGCTAGCGATCTCGCGACGATCGCCGTCGGGCTCCTCGTCGTGTGCAGCGGTCTCACCGCGACGATGGTCGTTGCAGGTGCCGATCTCTCGCCCGGTAGTTCGTCGACCGCCGACGTTCGGCCGGACACGACCGATCCGCGGGGCGTGTACGGCCAGAGTGCAGACGCCCGGAATCCGACGGCGCCGATAGAAGACGCTTACGAGGAACCGGTCCCCGAGGAAGGCGATCCGTACTTCGAGGCGGCTGCCAGCGACGGAAGCTGGATCAGCTACGTCAACCCGCGCGACGAGTACCGCAGTCCCTACCTCGGCGACGGCTCCGGGAAGATCTGCGTCACCCTCCTCAACGAGGACGGCGACCCGATCGTCGGCGAAACCGTCCCGGATACGAGCGTCACGATCCCGACCAGCGACTCGATCGAGTGGCACAGTTCCGCCGATCCGATGACCGTCGACTTCCCCCTGACCGACAACTACGAACGGCCGCTCGACGCCGACCAGTTCGGGACCACCTCGGAACTGCCCCAGGGTGACGGCTACCTCGACTCCCACTGCATCGAGATACACGGCCTCCCCGAAGACGGCGGCACCGTCGAGTACGGCCAGGCGCAGGTCGACGGC
Protein-coding sequences here:
- a CDS encoding serine hydrolase, producing the protein MTRRGPTRRSVLAGIGAVSAAAVAPAVADSSQPATDASATQEGPLADREELEAFLDGVMDSHLEDHDVAGATVAIVDGDETFAKGYGYADVDAETPVDAEETLFRIGSVSKLFTWTAAMQAVERGDVAIDEDVDAALEAVDLPETYDDPIRLDHLATHTPGFEERLRGTFVQNEVDLEPLEAVLRTEMPARVRPPGEFAAYSNYGSALAGQLVAETAGSSFEAVVEERILEPLSMERSTFAQPVPDDLAGSLSKGYGADGTSEGEFEYVGIPPAGAMSATATDMATFARAFLQDGAVDGGRILEAETVAEMHRRRFGHDERLNGIAFGFYEMSRNGVRVVGHGGDTELFHSLLFLLPERDVGVFVSYNSVGGIDAREAFVDAFFERYFPESASETPTPDGSPERADAIAGTYRSNRIPYTTSEKFVGFPSTISVSVDDEGRLVTEPLGGETTRWVEVEPLLFEEVDGPDRLAFREEDGEITHLFLDSTPVTAFERLSRRERPLVQLGLLGISALVFLTAAVGWPLAAGWRRYRGTATVDGNSPLRYARWVAGATSVTFLAFVGAFAALLASDPTSFLLGDPLAFRLLLAVPLLGAIGATLTVGLTAWAWYERQWGPLVRLHYTVVALAGVAFCWVLAYWNLLWYQM
- a CDS encoding ABC transporter ATP-binding protein, coding for MVAIRADGLEKSYGSVDALSGMSVSVSRGELFGFLGPNGAGKTTTIRVLTGQITPDCGTATVLETDPVAEPIETRRRVGILPEQESPPSFLTPREYFEFVGKVRDIAPDRVTSRVETWAGRLGFRSKLDTLHTDLSRGQQQKVMITQAFLHEPDVVFIDEPLANLDPLVQEQVKRFLVAYAADDNAVFVSTHNIDVAADVCTRVGIVADGRLVAERDLTDGSEDGDSLLEAFLTHVDEADPRDVPAQATGQP
- a CDS encoding PGF-CTERM sorting domain-containing protein translates to MPDLRFTASDLATIAVGLLVVCSGLTATMVVAGADLSPGSSSTADVRPDTTDPRGVYGQSADARNPTAPIEDAYEEPVPEEGDPYFEAAASDGSWISYVNPRDEYRSPYLGDGSGKICVTLLNEDGDPIVGETVPDTSVTIPTSDSIEWHSSADPMTVDFPLTDNYERPLDADQFGTTSELPQGDGYLDSHCIEIHGLPEDGGTVEYGQAQVDGEYADWIDVVGYVQQGPVGDGWDSSVDPIADAESYEEAGGGWTYRPETSHGQVVVVLQLDPPADAYPDQGADNSSENTDDGNESDENTDNSSGNTDGGNEGDENTDGGNTDDSSENTDEELPGFGVLVAVAALVVAALARTRR